One Alphaproteobacteria bacterium genomic window carries:
- a CDS encoding tRNA (adenosine(37)-N6)-threonylcarbamoyltransferase complex ATPase subunit type 1 TsaE — MNWQARPKIFTRTTRSPDKTQRLGALVSTCLKPGDCLAFSGVLGAGKTTFIRGLIQNLIGTSYTVSSPTFNIVSVYDQGPFPLWHADLYRLENKNEWQELGLNETQEGVSLIEWPEKAADFIPRSTLWIQFEPHSDLLALTFSGSEEWAKRLYPLNAD, encoded by the coding sequence ATGAATTGGCAAGCAAGACCTAAAATATTTACCCGAACCACGCGTAGCCCCGACAAAACTCAGCGGCTTGGCGCGTTGGTGTCTACATGCCTTAAACCTGGGGATTGTCTGGCATTTTCGGGCGTTCTTGGGGCGGGCAAAACCACTTTTATTAGAGGCCTCATTCAAAATCTGATCGGCACATCTTACACAGTTAGCAGTCCAACATTTAATATCGTAAGCGTCTATGATCAGGGCCCTTTTCCCCTTTGGCATGCAGATTTGTACCGATTAGAAAATAAAAACGAATGGCAAGAGCTTGGCCTCAATGAAACACAAGAAGGTGTTTCATTGATCGAGTGGCCCGAAAAAGCAGCCGACTTTATTCCTCGGTCCACTTTGTGGATTCAGTTTGAACCTCATTCGGATTTATTAGCTCTAACCTTTAGTGGCTCTGAAGAGTGGGCAAAACGCCTTTATCCTCTCAATGCTGATTGA
- a CDS encoding ferredoxin--NADP(+) reductase, with amino-acid sequence MSYQTDVVIIGAGPVGLFAIFECGMNKLKCHVIDALDTVGGQCRALYPEKPIYDIPAHPSILAGELIDKLEEQAAPFNPTFHLGQQATHISKTDEGWIIKTSKGHEIDTKAIIIAAGVGAFGPNKPPLENLAEFEEKHVHYYVRRMEDFKDQTIVIAGGGDSAVDWALNLKGIARKIYMVHRRDKFRAAPESVMQLKAAAASEELELVTPYQLAALKGTNGKLEAVELTNLDDHHRTLEADHLLAFFGLSMDLGPLSDWGMALQKKHIEVDFKTCETNLKGVFAIGDVATYPHKQKLILTGFAEAAQAVHQIRSLVYPGEVFHFEYSTTQGVPGGTS; translated from the coding sequence ATGTCATATCAGACGGATGTTGTCATTATTGGTGCAGGACCTGTGGGATTATTTGCGATCTTTGAATGTGGGATGAATAAGCTTAAATGTCACGTGATCGATGCTCTTGATACTGTTGGTGGGCAGTGCCGCGCTCTTTATCCAGAAAAGCCCATTTATGATATTCCAGCGCACCCAAGTATTTTGGCAGGGGAATTGATTGATAAGTTAGAAGAGCAGGCAGCTCCTTTTAACCCGACTTTTCATTTGGGACAACAAGCAACGCACATCAGCAAAACAGATGAAGGATGGATAATCAAAACCTCTAAAGGGCATGAGATTGACACCAAAGCCATTATTATTGCTGCGGGTGTCGGAGCTTTTGGACCAAATAAACCGCCACTGGAAAATTTGGCAGAATTTGAAGAAAAGCATGTGCATTACTATGTGCGGCGAATGGAAGATTTCAAGGATCAAACAATTGTGATCGCGGGGGGCGGTGATTCTGCAGTTGATTGGGCGCTGAACTTGAAGGGTATTGCGCGGAAAATTTACATGGTTCATCGACGGGATAAGTTTAGAGCTGCCCCTGAAAGTGTGATGCAGCTCAAAGCTGCGGCCGCTTCAGAAGAGCTTGAGTTGGTCACGCCTTATCAACTCGCGGCCTTGAAAGGAACAAATGGTAAGCTTGAGGCCGTTGAATTAACAAATTTAGATGATCATCACCGGACACTTGAGGCCGATCATTTGCTTGCTTTTTTTGGATTGTCCATGGATTTGGGCCCACTATCTGATTGGGGTATGGCCCTTCAAAAAAAGCATATTGAAGTTGATTTTAAAACGTGTGAAACAAACCTCAAAGGCGTTTTTGCCATTGGAGACGTGGCAACATATCCGCACAAACAAAAATTAATTTTGACTGGATTTGCGGAAGCAGCACAAGCCGTGCATCAGATTCGTTCGCTGGTGTATCCAGGCGAAGTATTCCACTTTGAATACTCCACTACGCAAGGTGTACCAGGTGGCACGTCTTAA
- a CDS encoding glycosyl transferase, translating into MRKQHKPCIRFVRWCIQAKYSTLNTPLRKVYQVARLKNPGILQVLPALNTGGVERGTCEIAQAIVEKGWRSYVASTGGKLAPQLEDAGTLHLTVPTLKSHALIFYSAWQLYKIIKKHKIDLVHVRSRAPAWACFYAAKWSKVPLVSTFHGAYGCQNSFKYHYNKVMTWGDKVIAPSQYIAQHIQQIYHVPPSKIDLIYRGVDLNQFNPAHVSKGQIQSIREQWQVKPHDRVFLLPGRFTAIKGHEDLIRAMAPLDQKWKLILMGSWTGKERYLAHIQHLIAELKLADKVKIVPASATIQEAYAAADVVVCPSTKPESFGRTIAEAGAMARPIVTTNIGGGAEIVVPGKTGWLIPSQSIKDLREVIDSILSLDQQKLIDMGLSAQKHVEKKFPLSLMQQKTLAVYEKILH; encoded by the coding sequence TTGCGGAAGCAGCACAAGCCGTGCATCAGATTCGTTCGCTGGTGTATCCAGGCGAAGTATTCCACTTTGAATACTCCACTACGCAAGGTGTACCAGGTGGCACGTCTTAAGAATCCAGGTATCTTACAAGTATTGCCGGCGCTGAATACCGGGGGTGTTGAGCGTGGTACGTGTGAGATAGCCCAGGCCATTGTTGAAAAAGGCTGGCGATCTTATGTTGCGTCTACTGGCGGCAAGCTGGCTCCTCAGCTTGAAGATGCTGGAACACTTCATCTAACCGTGCCAACTTTAAAATCACATGCCTTGATTTTCTACTCAGCTTGGCAACTCTATAAGATCATTAAAAAACATAAGATTGACCTTGTCCATGTTAGAAGCCGCGCGCCTGCTTGGGCTTGTTTTTATGCAGCTAAGTGGAGCAAGGTGCCACTTGTCTCTACGTTTCATGGGGCTTATGGCTGTCAAAATTCTTTTAAATATCACTATAATAAGGTGATGACATGGGGGGACAAAGTAATTGCGCCGTCTCAGTATATTGCCCAGCACATCCAACAAATATACCATGTGCCCCCGTCTAAAATTGACCTGATTTATAGAGGTGTTGATTTGAATCAATTTAACCCGGCGCATGTCAGTAAGGGGCAGATTCAATCGATTCGGGAACAGTGGCAGGTGAAGCCCCATGACCGTGTGTTTTTGCTTCCAGGTCGTTTTACGGCCATTAAGGGCCATGAAGATTTGATCAGAGCCATGGCCCCGCTCGATCAAAAGTGGAAATTAATTCTGATGGGATCTTGGACTGGTAAGGAGAGATATCTGGCTCATATCCAACACTTGATTGCTGAGCTTAAATTAGCCGACAAGGTTAAGATTGTCCCTGCTTCGGCTACGATTCAAGAAGCCTATGCTGCTGCTGATGTTGTGGTGTGTCCTTCCACAAAGCCTGAATCCTTTGGAAGGACAATTGCTGAAGCGGGAGCCATGGCACGGCCTATTGTGACAACAAACATTGGTGGCGGCGCAGAGATTGTTGTTCCAGGAAAGACAGGATGGTTGATACCTTCTCAATCTATTAAAGATCTTCGAGAAGTCATTGACAGTATTTTATCCTTGGATCAGCAAAAGTTAATCGATATGGGACTCTCTGCCCAAAAGCATGTTGAGAAAAAATTCCCTTTAAGTCTGATGCAACAAAAAACACTAGCTGTTTACGAAAAAATTCTGCATTAG
- a CDS encoding translation initiation factor IF-1 gives MSKEDLIELEGEVTELLPKANYRVMLENGHEVVAYASGRMRKNRIRVLLGDKVTVEMTPYDLTKGRISFRHK, from the coding sequence ATGTCAAAAGAAGACTTAATTGAATTAGAAGGCGAAGTCACAGAACTTTTGCCTAAAGCAAACTACCGGGTGATGTTAGAAAATGGTCACGAGGTTGTTGCTTATGCATCGGGACGGATGCGGAAGAATCGGATTCGGGTCCTGTTGGGAGATAAGGTGACTGTCGAAATGACGCCTTATGATTTGACCAAAGGTCGGATTTCTTTCCGACACAAGTAA
- the maf gene encoding septum formation protein Maf, whose protein sequence is MSDFQSFVLASGSPSRAQILEQLGYRISEIFPQNIDESELKKEVPRAYIKRICQNKLSSAVKQRPNQVILGADTIVAVGRRILQKAQTAQEQASFMQRISGRRHYSMTAVGVYDPHHPQKITIKLVETLVQMKRLTNQEIQSYVASNVWKGCSGYKFDYAFQSLVKRIDGSVSSIQGLPVYEAKNMLGSAGVFPENSLKPS, encoded by the coding sequence ATGTCCGACTTTCAATCTTTTGTTCTTGCCTCTGGATCCCCTTCTCGCGCCCAAATTCTGGAACAACTTGGGTATCGTATCTCTGAGATTTTCCCTCAAAATATTGATGAATCTGAATTAAAAAAAGAGGTGCCACGGGCTTACATCAAACGGATTTGTCAAAATAAACTTTCTTCGGCTGTGAAGCAGCGCCCTAATCAGGTTATTTTGGGGGCGGACACCATTGTGGCTGTTGGCCGTAGAATATTGCAAAAAGCTCAAACTGCGCAAGAGCAGGCCTCTTTCATGCAGCGTATTTCCGGCAGGCGCCATTACAGCATGACGGCGGTCGGAGTTTATGATCCGCACCACCCCCAAAAGATAACTATTAAATTGGTTGAAACATTGGTGCAAATGAAGCGTCTGACAAACCAAGAGATTCAATCCTATGTGGCTTCAAATGTTTGGAAAGGGTGCTCCGGTTATAAGTTTGATTATGCGTTTCAATCTTTGGTAAAGCGCATTGACGGATCGGTATCAAGTATTCAAGGGTTGCCTGTCTATGAAGCCAAAAACATGCTCGGCAGCGCCGGTGTTTTTCCGGAGAATAGTCTTAAACCGTCATGA
- a CDS encoding DNA gyrase inhibitor YacG produces MTQKCPICKKPTVMESRPFCSSHCKNIDLNRWLSERYTLKEEFSEKEIVQNFKKSEKKSH; encoded by the coding sequence ATGACGCAAAAATGCCCAATATGTAAAAAGCCAACCGTGATGGAAAGTCGGCCCTTTTGTTCAAGCCATTGTAAAAACATCGATTTGAATCGCTGGCTCTCAGAGCGCTATACTCTCAAAGAAGAGTTTTCTGAAAAAGAAATTGTTCAAAATTTTAAAAAATCTGAGAAAAAAAGTCATTAG